In Candidatus Auribacterota bacterium, the following proteins share a genomic window:
- a CDS encoding response regulator SirA: MKTARGIDWKEIYEMEIVKKARKWNQLRDADTIEGINRRMEFGGYESLIRDADRAYEEVIRHAAEEIAKRRDAVRLVIVAGPSSSGKTTTTIKLCGALRGMGLDLQMLALDNYFWNLNDQPQDELGDYNFETPDALDRTTINQNLTDLIAGREASTPVYNFKTGRREKERVVMRLNRAQLLVVEGLHAFHRDMTAGIPHTVQFRVYIESICQLKDGQGNFVPWTDIRLLRRMVRDNLHRNYTPLKTLGHWHYVRAAEKEHIVPFIKSTEVVVNGYLPYELPVHKKYLSHSLREAVERFGEGTGREDAYRRASRCLSYLEEVDLLEDDSVIPATSLLREFIGGSAYA, translated from the coding sequence ATGAAGACAGCCCGTGGGATTGACTGGAAAGAGATCTACGAGATGGAGATCGTGAAGAAGGCGCGGAAGTGGAACCAGCTGCGCGACGCCGATACCATCGAGGGGATCAATCGCCGGATGGAATTCGGCGGGTACGAGTCGCTGATCCGCGATGCCGACAGGGCCTACGAGGAGGTGATCCGGCATGCCGCGGAAGAGATCGCAAAAAGACGGGATGCCGTCCGCCTGGTGATCGTGGCGGGGCCGAGTTCATCGGGGAAGACCACCACCACCATCAAGCTCTGCGGGGCGCTCCGGGGCATGGGGCTGGATCTGCAGATGCTCGCCCTCGACAACTATTTCTGGAACCTCAACGATCAGCCGCAGGATGAGCTGGGGGACTACAATTTCGAGACCCCCGACGCGCTGGATCGCACAACCATCAATCAAAACCTCACCGATCTTATCGCGGGGAGAGAGGCGTCGACCCCTGTGTATAACTTCAAAACCGGCAGGCGTGAAAAAGAGAGGGTCGTGATGCGGCTCAACCGTGCGCAGCTCCTCGTCGTCGAAGGGCTCCACGCCTTCCACCGCGATATGACCGCCGGCATCCCCCACACCGTGCAGTTCAGGGTGTACATCGAGTCGATCTGCCAGCTGAAGGACGGGCAGGGGAATTTCGTCCCCTGGACGGACATCCGGCTCCTGCGGAGGATGGTCCGCGACAACCTCCACCGCAACTATACCCCCCTCAAGACGCTGGGGCACTGGCACTATGTGCGCGCCGCGGAAAAAGAGCACATCGTGCCATTCATCAAAAGCACCGAGGTCGTGGTGAACGGCTACCTGCCGTATGAATTGCCTGTCCACAAGAAGTACCTCTCGCACAGCCTGCGGGAGGCGGTTGAGCGTTTCGGAGAGGGCACGGGGAGGGAGGACGCGTACCGGAGAGCGTCCCGCTGCCTCAGCTACCTCGAGGAAGTTGATCTCCTTGAAGATGACTCGGTGATTCCCGCCACTTCCCTCTTGAGGGAATTCATTGGAGGGAGCGCGTACGCGTAG
- a CDS encoding AAA family ATPase codes for MISGSKDDAVPTPDELQRELADFFKKKFGDKALISIFPQAEAAGGDEAGEGAEEKLPDLKFDLKPKEVKEYLDRFVIKQDEAKKVLSIAVCDHYHHAARCLGKGGCGDYAKQNVILIGPTGVGKTYLIRCIARLIGVPFIKGDATKFSETGYVGGDVEDLVRDLVHEADGDIALAQYGIIYMDEIDKIASARELVGRDVSGRGVQTGLLKLMEETEVPLRSPMDITGQIQAMMEYQKKGKIKKKSINTRHILFIVSGAFEQLAAIVQKRLRAGEIGFAASLDEKKKRFEYLHEARSKDFIQFGFEPEFIGRLPVRVVCGELSEEDLYQILTSSEGSIVRQYKAAFDAFGIKIVFSDEGLREIARKAYQEETGARGLMTVCERTLRDFKFELPSTAIRHVVVTRVLVDDPGGELKKIIASPERVERAFGAELVRKFEKEFREKHGIAVAFNRAAAELVVAQAEEVKMDVAAFCRTLLKDYEHGLNLIRRNTGRDRFVITKEAVSAPAETLNKWIKRSYQKDSS; via the coding sequence ATGATATCAGGATCGAAGGACGACGCAGTACCCACTCCGGACGAGCTCCAGCGGGAGCTCGCTGACTTTTTCAAGAAAAAGTTCGGCGACAAGGCGCTGATCAGCATTTTCCCCCAGGCTGAGGCGGCCGGCGGTGACGAGGCAGGGGAAGGGGCGGAGGAGAAGCTCCCCGACCTGAAGTTCGACCTCAAGCCGAAGGAGGTCAAGGAGTACCTGGACCGCTTCGTCATCAAGCAGGACGAGGCGAAGAAGGTGCTGTCCATTGCCGTGTGCGACCACTACCACCATGCCGCGCGGTGCCTGGGGAAGGGCGGCTGCGGTGATTACGCCAAGCAGAACGTGATCCTCATCGGCCCGACCGGCGTGGGCAAGACCTATCTCATCAGGTGTATCGCGCGGTTGATCGGCGTGCCGTTCATCAAGGGGGACGCGACAAAGTTCAGCGAGACCGGCTATGTGGGCGGCGACGTCGAGGACCTCGTGCGCGACCTCGTGCACGAGGCGGATGGCGACATCGCCCTTGCCCAGTACGGCATCATCTACATGGACGAGATAGACAAGATCGCCTCGGCGCGGGAACTCGTCGGGCGCGACGTGAGCGGGCGCGGCGTGCAGACCGGCCTGCTCAAACTCATGGAGGAGACGGAGGTGCCGCTCCGCAGCCCCATGGATATCACCGGGCAGATCCAGGCGATGATGGAGTATCAGAAAAAGGGGAAGATCAAAAAGAAATCGATCAACACCCGGCACATCCTCTTCATCGTCTCGGGCGCGTTCGAGCAGCTCGCGGCGATCGTCCAGAAGCGGCTGCGCGCGGGCGAGATCGGTTTTGCCGCGAGCCTGGATGAGAAAAAGAAACGGTTCGAGTACCTCCACGAAGCCAGGTCGAAGGATTTCATCCAGTTCGGCTTCGAACCCGAGTTCATCGGGCGCCTGCCGGTCCGGGTGGTCTGCGGGGAGCTGAGCGAGGAGGATCTCTATCAGATCCTCACGTCGTCCGAGGGGTCGATCGTGAGGCAGTACAAGGCTGCGTTTGACGCCTTCGGCATAAAGATCGTCTTTTCGGACGAGGGACTCAGGGAAATCGCGCGGAAGGCGTATCAGGAGGAGACCGGTGCGCGCGGCCTGATGACGGTGTGCGAGCGGACGCTGAGGGATTTCAAATTCGAGCTGCCCTCGACGGCGATACGGCATGTTGTAGTGACGCGGGTGCTGGTCGACGATCCCGGGGGCGAGCTCAAGAAGATCATTGCCAGCCCGGAACGGGTGGAACGCGCGTTCGGCGCGGAGCTCGTCAGGAAGTTCGAGAAGGAGTTTCGCGAGAAGCACGGCATCGCGGTTGCCTTCAACAGGGCGGCGGCGGAACTCGTGGTCGCGCAGGCGGAGGAGGTGAAGATGGACGTCGCGGCATTCTGCCGGACACTCCTCAAGGATTATGAGCACGGCCTTAACCTCATCCGCAGGAATACGGGGCGGGACCGCTTCGTCATCACCAAGGAAGCGGTGAGTGCCCCCGCGGAAACGCTCAACAAGTGGATCAAGAGGTCGTACCAGAAAGACAGTTCCTAG
- a CDS encoding nitroreductase family protein, which produces MNRIICVAMCAVLSILYLVPVATAAGKLEPVQLVKPQTSGGKPLLEALAKRKSTRAFDARKLPPQVLSNLLWAACGVNRLESGKRTAPSAMNHQEIAVYAATADGLYLYNAKDHRLDPVFAEDIRARAGEQPFVKTAPVVLIYVADHSLMGDTPRDSRDFYSATDTGFISQNVYLYCASEGLATVVLGWVDKPALAKAMKLRDDQKIILTQPVGYPK; this is translated from the coding sequence ATGAACCGGATCATATGTGTCGCCATGTGTGCCGTGCTTTCTATTCTTTACCTCGTACCGGTGGCGACTGCTGCCGGGAAGCTTGAGCCGGTCCAGCTCGTGAAGCCGCAGACATCCGGCGGCAAACCCCTCCTGGAGGCGCTGGCAAAGAGAAAATCCACGCGCGCGTTCGATGCGCGGAAGCTCCCCCCCCAGGTCCTGTCGAACCTGCTCTGGGCGGCGTGCGGCGTCAACCGCCTCGAATCGGGGAAACGCACCGCCCCCTCGGCGATGAACCATCAGGAGATCGCTGTCTATGCCGCGACCGCGGATGGACTCTACCTCTACAACGCGAAAGATCACAGGCTGGATCCGGTCTTCGCTGAGGACATCCGGGCCCGCGCCGGAGAACAGCCGTTCGTGAAAACGGCCCCCGTGGTGCTCATCTATGTCGCCGACCACTCACTGATGGGGGATACGCCACGCGACTCCAGGGATTTCTACTCGGCGACCGACACCGGTTTCATCAGCCAGAATGTGTACCTCTACTGTGCGTCCGAGGGGCTGGCGACAGTGGTCCTCGGCTGGGTGGATAAACCCGCGCTCGCGAAGGCCATGAAGCTCCGCGATGACCAGAAGATCATCCTCACACAGCCCGTCGGATATCCAAAATAG
- a CDS encoding alpha/beta hydrolase, whose product MGDVMMGHRRISRAGAVFRPVDFEAYVGRHRIYVEGVRPEMETGRPAIVFVGGAFDGSWICRQQLDYWAARGWPAYALNLRGYYKSRYRGVAGLGYRDYLDDIGAACEHFALEKPVYAGYSIGGILVQKFAELHGARALILYDSDWPRQVARTIREAPDLKKRIPAVMNFRPPKSVVEEMMGGAVRPEEYRAMLALFKRSFLSGRAYRELELERIEVDAGKLTCPVLMINVSSRDRAQAAQAKYLKASRLLFEGYSHGSILISRFHGPITRRVTEWMEAGFPRGINERHQFAKVILEQKGRERMKLVYFTGWQAPVVRVCNRRGQELSQLPMKRLKRGRFRDESAFGATVPLDPGSGFYIMEGVKEDRPFPRGFYEPTGSTMHLMDGEFFPHPPPLFRQPAVYFTKEIYSRALAHHFRVNIMLPRDYGRGGKGPYPVVVLNDGQNQWKDQGAYGGWHTDAIALDKARRGRSRDIVLAAVVSHSRRDAAYLPPPRGIADAYVDFLADTVLPTLRKEITISQDPREIGLIGASYGANCAIYAGLRRPDTFGLVGSLSYADMPDDPLRKWMGALAKLPFKRLYMDCGTRWAYDQRSRDDFTNTTRELIAIAREKGMAPGETLLGVIAEGHFHNEIYWRKRIGRCLEFLCPLG is encoded by the coding sequence ATGGGAGACGTCATGATGGGCCACAGGAGAATCTCACGCGCCGGCGCGGTCTTCAGGCCTGTCGATTTTGAGGCCTATGTCGGCCGCCACCGGATTTACGTGGAGGGCGTCAGGCCGGAGATGGAAACCGGGCGCCCCGCAATCGTGTTCGTCGGGGGCGCCTTTGACGGGAGCTGGATCTGCCGCCAGCAGCTCGATTACTGGGCGGCGCGCGGGTGGCCCGCCTATGCGCTGAACCTCCGCGGCTACTACAAGAGCCGGTACCGCGGCGTCGCGGGGCTCGGCTATCGCGACTACCTCGATGACATCGGCGCCGCGTGCGAGCACTTCGCCCTGGAGAAGCCGGTATATGCCGGATACAGCATCGGGGGGATCCTGGTCCAGAAGTTCGCGGAGCTCCACGGCGCCCGCGCGCTCATCCTGTATGACAGCGATTGGCCGCGCCAGGTGGCCCGAACGATCCGAGAGGCACCCGACCTGAAGAAACGGATCCCGGCGGTGATGAATTTCCGGCCGCCGAAAAGCGTCGTGGAGGAAATGATGGGGGGGGCGGTGAGGCCGGAGGAGTACCGCGCGATGCTCGCCCTCTTCAAGAGGTCGTTCCTGTCAGGGCGCGCGTACCGGGAGCTCGAACTGGAGAGGATCGAGGTCGACGCAGGAAAGCTCACCTGCCCGGTCCTCATGATCAACGTCTCCTCAAGGGACAGGGCCCAGGCGGCGCAGGCGAAATACCTCAAGGCGTCGCGGCTCCTTTTTGAAGGCTACTCTCACGGGAGCATCCTCATCAGCCGCTTCCACGGACCGATCACGAGGCGCGTGACCGAGTGGATGGAGGCGGGATTCCCGCGCGGCATCAACGAGAGACATCAATTCGCGAAAGTCATTCTGGAGCAGAAGGGGAGGGAGAGAATGAAGTTGGTTTATTTCACCGGCTGGCAGGCACCGGTGGTGCGCGTCTGCAACCGGAGGGGGCAGGAGCTGTCGCAGTTGCCGATGAAGCGGCTGAAGCGCGGAAGATTCCGCGATGAGAGCGCTTTTGGAGCGACGGTGCCGCTTGATCCAGGGAGCGGTTTCTACATTATGGAGGGGGTGAAGGAGGACAGGCCGTTCCCCCGCGGCTTCTACGAACCGACCGGGAGCACGATGCACCTGATGGACGGGGAGTTCTTCCCCCACCCGCCGCCGCTTTTCCGTCAGCCCGCTGTCTATTTCACCAAGGAAATATACTCGCGCGCGCTCGCACACCACTTCAGGGTCAACATCATGCTGCCAAGGGACTATGGGCGGGGAGGAAAGGGCCCCTATCCGGTCGTGGTGCTGAACGACGGGCAGAATCAGTGGAAGGACCAGGGCGCCTACGGTGGGTGGCACACCGATGCAATAGCCCTGGACAAAGCGCGGCGCGGCCGCAGCCGCGACATCGTCCTCGCGGCCGTCGTTTCCCACTCGCGCAGGGATGCCGCATATCTGCCCCCCCCGAGGGGAATCGCCGATGCGTACGTTGATTTTCTCGCCGACACAGTGCTCCCCACGCTGAGAAAAGAAATCACGATTTCGCAGGATCCTCGCGAGATAGGATTGATCGGCGCCTCGTATGGAGCGAACTGCGCGATCTACGCGGGATTGAGGAGGCCGGACACTTTCGGGCTCGTGGGAAGTTTGTCCTATGCCGACATGCCTGACGACCCGTTGAGGAAATGGATGGGCGCGCTCGCGAAACTCCCATTCAAGAGGTTGTACATGGATTGCGGCACGCGCTGGGCCTACGACCAGCGCAGCCGTGACGATTTTACGAATACCACCAGGGAGCTCATCGCCATCGCCAGGGAAAAAGGCATGGCACCAGGGGAGACCCTCCTCGGCGTGATCGCCGAGGGGCACTTCCATAACGAAATCTACTGGCGCAAACGCATTGGCCGTTGCCTGGAGTTCCTTTGCCCGCTGGGCTGA
- a CDS encoding alpha/beta hydrolase produces MAKLLIGAVIILIGLRFFLFLFERANLYFPTREIEATPAEIGLRYEDVRLTASDGVRLNGWFIPCTGSRRGILFFHGNAGNISHRLQTIRIFHDLGLNTLIIDYRGYGRSGGHPSEKGIYLDADAAYRSLGSRPGIDPGSLVAFGRSLGGAVAIELATRRRLSALIVESAFTSTADIGRELLPFLPVRILVTQKYDSIGRVRSIAIPKLFIHARDDEVIPFSHGRRLFEAAAEPKRFVELAGGHNDAFLLPDNNYPELLRDFLESV; encoded by the coding sequence ATGGCCAAGCTGCTCATCGGGGCTGTCATTATCCTCATCGGACTCCGATTCTTCCTCTTTCTCTTCGAGCGGGCGAACCTCTACTTCCCGACGAGGGAGATAGAGGCAACCCCGGCGGAGATAGGTCTTCGGTACGAGGATGTCCGGCTCACCGCTTCCGATGGTGTTCGACTCAATGGGTGGTTCATTCCCTGTACCGGTTCGCGACGCGGCATCCTCTTCTTCCACGGGAACGCCGGGAACATATCGCACCGGCTCCAGACGATCAGGATATTCCACGACCTCGGCCTGAACACACTCATCATTGACTACCGCGGCTACGGCAGGAGCGGCGGCCACCCCTCAGAGAAGGGCATCTACCTTGATGCGGATGCCGCCTACCGCTCCCTCGGCTCCCGACCAGGGATCGACCCCGGTTCCCTCGTCGCCTTCGGGAGGTCACTCGGTGGGGCAGTCGCGATCGAGCTCGCCACGAGGAGGAGGCTCTCGGCCCTCATCGTGGAGAGCGCATTCACCTCGACCGCCGACATCGGCAGGGAGCTCCTCCCGTTTCTTCCCGTGAGGATTCTCGTGACACAGAAATATGACTCGATCGGCAGGGTGAGATCGATCGCCATCCCGAAGCTCTTCATCCACGCCCGCGACGACGAGGTCATCCCCTTCTCCCATGGTCGGAGGCTCTTTGAGGCCGCCGCGGAGCCGAAGCGCTTCGTGGAGCTCGCGGGTGGCCACAATGACGCTTTTCTCCTTCCCGACAATAACTATCCCGAGCTGCTGCGCGATTTCCTGGAGAGTGTATAA
- a CDS encoding glycosyltransferase family 39 protein, producing MTDSTRDSLVLALICGLFLIPAAAFRGPTGLEFRTALFVRDILQNGPSLIPRLDGAPYFDYPPLYFLAAALATRATGAINPLSLAIPGILSAMGTVYLTCVFAGRINRALGVMAGVALIVMPLFSSSVSQATVDPMLTFFISLALVAYCRYLSSGAPCLFPLACAGLAGGILTKGPIGAAIPVSAVLMYLLTRRRWRALAMNLIRIGVFLLLFAALCFIAVSLTDGRAAFKELMDAQLLDRVRDEPNTSRSLYLGVFFAGFAPWSLFAFLQLLCRDDVEGSPRSEILIFSRIWLLVTFVLLTLASVKHTRYLLPAAPPTAILCAAFWESAHGVRAAGFFSAARSWIRGICIASIAAGMLFAIAAPVWLPFASVSLILAIPAAGLLALATAGRRPAGDARAVFYLLAWTLAVGFLIFCQYALPRMSAREDAGPFVEAVEREAKGRPVLFLGIKKEYDGSKYLYWRRGKNELRFAATIDELEALLASRAPALLVAPAGMRATLESSRGGTLGFLFEGKLGKKRCAVFRAGAATLTPSRTDATRTRSLQ from the coding sequence ATGACCGACAGCACCCGTGACTCACTTGTGCTCGCGCTCATCTGCGGCCTCTTCCTCATCCCCGCCGCCGCATTCCGCGGGCCGACCGGCCTGGAATTCAGGACGGCCCTCTTCGTCAGGGATATTCTCCAGAACGGCCCCTCGCTCATACCGCGGCTTGATGGCGCGCCGTATTTCGATTATCCCCCGCTCTATTTTCTCGCGGCTGCCCTCGCTACGCGCGCAACCGGCGCAATCAATCCGCTCTCTCTCGCAATCCCTGGCATACTCTCCGCCATGGGGACAGTGTACCTCACCTGCGTTTTTGCGGGGAGGATAAACCGCGCGCTCGGCGTGATGGCCGGGGTTGCGCTCATCGTCATGCCGCTCTTCAGCTCGAGTGTATCGCAGGCCACGGTGGACCCGATGCTCACCTTCTTTATCTCCCTCGCACTCGTTGCCTACTGCCGCTATCTCTCGTCGGGCGCGCCATGCCTCTTCCCCCTCGCCTGTGCGGGGCTGGCGGGGGGTATCCTCACCAAGGGACCTATCGGCGCCGCCATTCCGGTCTCGGCGGTGCTCATGTATCTCCTCACGCGGAGACGGTGGCGCGCCCTCGCGATGAACCTCATACGGATCGGCGTGTTCCTCCTGCTCTTCGCGGCACTCTGCTTCATTGCGGTGTCACTCACCGATGGGAGGGCCGCGTTCAAAGAGCTCATGGACGCCCAGCTCCTGGACAGGGTCAGGGACGAGCCCAACACATCCCGCTCCCTTTACCTCGGCGTGTTCTTTGCGGGTTTTGCCCCCTGGTCACTGTTTGCGTTCCTTCAGCTCTTATGCCGGGATGACGTCGAGGGGAGCCCGCGCAGCGAGATTCTTATCTTCTCCAGAATCTGGCTCCTCGTGACCTTCGTCCTGCTCACCCTCGCGAGCGTCAAACACACCCGCTACCTGCTCCCCGCCGCCCCTCCGACCGCCATCCTCTGCGCGGCATTCTGGGAGAGTGCCCATGGCGTGCGGGCCGCGGGCTTTTTCAGCGCCGCCCGCTCATGGATCAGGGGTATCTGCATCGCCTCAATTGCCGCGGGAATGCTCTTCGCGATCGCGGCCCCGGTATGGCTCCCATTCGCATCCGTCTCGCTCATCCTGGCGATTCCCGCCGCCGGCCTGCTCGCACTCGCGACCGCCGGACGCAGGCCGGCCGGAGACGCCCGCGCCGTGTTCTATCTCCTGGCCTGGACGCTCGCCGTGGGGTTCCTCATCTTCTGTCAGTATGCGCTCCCGCGGATGAGCGCGAGGGAGGATGCAGGCCCGTTCGTGGAGGCGGTCGAGCGCGAGGCGAAGGGCCGGCCGGTGCTCTTTCTCGGCATCAAGAAAGAATACGACGGGTCAAAGTACCTCTACTGGCGCAGGGGGAAAAACGAGCTCAGGTTTGCAGCGACGATTGATGAGCTGGAAGCCCTGCTCGCGTCGAGGGCGCCCGCCCTGCTCGTCGCGCCCGCGGGGATGAGAGCAACTCTCGAATCGAGCCGTGGCGGCACGCTGGGTTTCCTCTTTGAGGGGAAGCTTGGGAAAAAGCGGTGCGCCGTATTCAGGGCGGGGGCGGCCACCCTCACCCCATCGCGCACCGATGCTACGCGTACGCGCTCCCTCCAATGA